The DNA segment tctcatggattgtactggactgctggccctaacactcatgcccatttacttaaatctggcccattaacataattaagcccaatatcttaaactttaagcccaaataattattctaagcccaattaaattaataaagcccattaaaatacactaagcccaataacaacttaaactggcccaatgggcccaaaagcccaaagactggcccaataacttttatgggctcaaaagcccataaaattaatggactaacttaactaaaattttaaaatccaaataaaattatttgggagtccaaataattttatttcaaattaatagacccaaaaacccattaattcataaaatattttaaaaataaaaagactcgagcccggcccaccaaacccggacccggaccaacttaacccaacccactaacctactgacccgacccagaaCCCacaacccgacccgaacccttCAGAAAAAAACCAACCCGAACCCAACTTCCCCCTCCCTAAACTGTACTGCCCAAGCGGGCAGCAACCAGAAAACCCCAGCGGCCGCCCCgctccggccacccaccggACGGAGGACCACCCCTAGACCTAGCTCACATCCAGGCCTTTCTAACAAgccaagaaccagcccaaaccgttGACTATGGggtgagaacgaagctctgccaCCCAGCCCTTCTGCACTAGCGCGCAGACGCGAGCAGCTGCGGAAAATCCGTTTGTTCTCGAAGCTCCGACCACGAAAGACCATGAAACCTCTTgcaaaaacttagaaaacttcaagggggttctaacccaaccaaCCTTACCCAAAATAgtggcctgaggaaggagaTCAAAGTCTCCTTCCCCagaaccctaaacctgcgcgacAGGAGCATCAGAAGTGAAGAACTTCGTTTCCTGCCTACCCTAGCCTCAAACCCCGACTTGACTCGACCCTAGGGGCCCTGATACATGTCTCCAACCAAGGAGCAGCAGCCATGATCAATCCATGCaagaaaaacgtgagtatgCAAACCAAAACAATGCAAGAACAAGATGCAACATCCAAAACCGAAACTTTCTGGAAAAATCTTGGAAAAGTCTGATGTATACACGATACACACATGCATATACTGATATggagaagaaaagagaaggaaaaatcatgcctttcaccgaaaaaTCAATGGATTAACGGacgtaggacgtttccgggacgacgggcgaTGACGACAAGCCTTGGACCCTAAAAAACGTGACTATGGTGTAGATGGAGGCTGCTAGAACGTTGGAGGGGATGATGAGCAGTAGGAGTGGCGGCTAGGTGTGTGTTCGGTAGGGTGAGGgatgggtttgggtagattaggttttgtttttttttttaataaaataggtttttaggatattaaaagttttaaataaacaaacataaaattttaaaactctaaataaaagttaaaatctgataatttaagttaaacatatgaaaaattccgaaattataaatttaggaaattttaaaaatactaaaaagtcaatattttggcttattttgaataaaaatggactcctaaaattatataaaattaaatacttaaaattttgagataatgaaactcaaaataatattttagggctctaaaaaggctcataaaataatttggatggaaagttgtcatctcgtccgtccacggtcccgtctacgcgataaaataattaaaatactaaaaatcataaaaatcacaaattaTGGGttacatgcttaaaaataaattaagtcatgcacaaataattcacataattatttaacccataaatctaaaatttaaataattaaatatcctaattatgcatgcggatttacgtaattaaaaataccgggtgttacaatctTTCTAAGCACATAAACTCATGAAAGGGTGAAGAATATGAGACATATGAATGCATCTTAGAGAAGTAGATTGATATTTTGCATAGTGGGaacatatattttaaacagAAATGTATATGAAACTTTAGCTACAACAAACCTTGTGGTTTTGATAATTCCAGGTTTCCTTTCCAATTTAGCATTTTAAGATATTAAAGGGCCTATCATGAAACTATATTTCTTCCAATTACAGTTCGACACCCTAGCACAATTAGAAATTATAAATTGTTTCTCCCACAGTGCAGAGCATAGATAAACAAGAGAAACATACAAGATTCACTCCAATAAATAAATGCAGATTCAGTCACAATTAtagctaaaaaataaaaactgatgaTTGCCTGGACAACCAATGACAATCAATCCTTAATTCTTACCTAAGAAAATGCAGATTCAGTAACTCTTGACTTTCTGGGGGTTGCTTTTTCAAATTCTGCAGCAATATGACAGTGAGCAGCTCTGGTTTTTTAGCACGAAAAGCTCCTCTGATTACGGCAACATTAGTACCTGAAGCTCCTGatgtataaatatgatttttctgcAGAGAAAGAATATGGTTTTGAGACAAGAATTCATACAGAAAATCATGGATATAAATGAGTGTACATCATAAAGAAAAAGAATCAACAGTTAAATGGATAAGTCAGAttgaaaaattccaaaaaaaattcacatttATGTTTACTCATTCCTTCTCAGCCATTTGGAAAACTCAGTTTAAGAGAATTCATTTTGAATGGTCCAGGTTCATAAAAAGATAAATTCATCACAAATAAGTTAATAATTTACTGGATATTCAAGCTACTACCAtggaataaaatcaagtctcaCATGCTTCTAATAAAAGATTATTCGAAATAAAATCATCAAGAAACACCATGAAGCTCAAACAGTTAACCACGCTAAAACAACAACAGTTGTCAATAGAAGTTCTCTAACAAATACCAGATTTCAATTGAATTGTTTAAGAATTAATGATAAATTAGTTGATGTAATGCGAATTGTTTTAAGACAAGGTACCCAGTTGGCATATTgaacctaaatatatatttaacaacGAAAAAACAGTAACATGTGTGCCTTATTTTCAACTTATCCATGCATCTCAGCAGATTACAACTCGAGGTCGAGTAGGCATCGCATCGCCATTTTGTAAAACTTATCTCGCGTGTCGTATCTCATTCCAGATTACATCTACACCATGTCGTGTTTTCAGCAACATTAAAATTACTGTGGATTATTCGAGCACTTATTGATAGATGCAAGCAACTTTCAAGTCCGCAGAACCTTTTTGTCAAAAGATCACTCGTACTAAGACCCAACAAGCCAATTAGCTACCAGATGCATACTAGTTTCTAGCCGTACTTGGAGTCAAATTCATCCCAGTTCAAGTGTTTGCGGGGACGTCTGCTGCTAGTGGCTTTCGGTTCAAGTACCGAATAACAGCATCTTCAACCCTGTCAAAAGTTGCAAAGATTCCATTTCTCATCCAATCTCATAACTTATCAGTATAAACGAATACTTTGGCCTCGAAAATGATAAAAGAGATCATATTGTCTTTGGTAACGAGCAAAGTAATTCAGGTAGATCATGCTAAGTCACAGCAGTGGAAACCAAACAAGTTCCTTTGATCATTTGTCAGATGCAAGAAACACAAAGCAATGAGTTATAGAATTAGAGCAATTAACAAGAACACAAATCTAAAATTCACATACCAAGGTTGGCCGTAGAAATCAGATCCACGCTCTTTTTCCGCATTGCGACTTGCTTCACGGGTAACAAGCTTAATATCCCTATTTTGAGAATCGATAAGTGTTTTAATAAACTCAATCGGCGACTGGCTAAATCCAAGAAAAAATGCCCGTCTCCGCCGGTGCTCATGGACTTTCTTATAGCAGCACAAATTGAAGGACATGGACCCATTTAAGGGGATCTCCATTTTTCCATAGAACTCGCAATTCTAAAGTTTACTAACTACcttgaattaataaattcaatgcTATACTAAGTGGAGCACTCGGTCTCAACAAAGCTAGTGGACGCCCCTTTGGCTCTCCAATTTTGGGAAGCCAAGTATTAACAacattttttcattaattttttttctttacgaAAGTTGATTCTATAATCATACGGATTCAAGAAAACCAACAAAATATACCAATACAAAATTCGATGAATTAAAGAAACACTTCTTGACAATCTAAAAGTCTATACAACACTCTTTTATAGACCAAGAAATAATATCAAGCAATCATTAGTCCAAGTTTTTAGAAACAAACCGATGGGCAGTGCGGGAGACTGACTAGTAATTTTGTGTGGCAAACTGGCAGTGAGGAGATGAGCAGCCAAGCCCGAGTGGGCAGTTGCGTGGGCGAGTCCAAGGAGGAGAAAGCTTCGGCGGTGGATTTTGAGAGGAAAGCTACGGCAGACGGCAGAGCAGATTTAAATGTGCTAAAATCCGACCACCAGCAGCTGTTCTAGCCCGAATCCAACATCAAAATGACTCAAAATCACGAAATAGATGCACCAAGAACAAAGCCCAACCACCTGAAAATGATTCACAACAGCCGCACTACTCCAAGCTAACCGTAACAACTCACGACAGATGGGAAATCCGTGAAGCAGCAATTTGAGCGTAGAGCATATGGGAAATTTGTGAAGCAAAAATTTATCTATGAAGCTACAACAAGAATCGAAAGAGAATAGCCAAAAGGAGAGGAAGAAAGAGAGTGGATAAAAGGGGGCGACGCGTACAGGCTAGGGTTCTTCAAACCTTCAGCGTATAAGTGTAAATTGGGGTAGGCTTTGTTTTTTTACGGAACTTAACAAAAAGCCTGGTAattggtttaaaaaaaaattttaatccaCAATATTtctaaaaagcgttgtggtaaAGTGCAGAAAAAACGCTCATCCACAACGCTTTCCAAAAGCGTTGTGGTAGAGAGTATAAAAAGCGCTAATCCACAACGTTTTTCcaaaagcgttgttgttttacccaaaatatgcatttttaacaacgctttttcgaaaaagcgttgtcttttatttACAGAACAAAAAAatgacaacgcttttagtgaaaagcgtTGTTGAAAAaagaaagacaacgctttttaaaaaaagcattGTCTTTTATGTGTTGTCTATtaccttttttcttgtagtgatgttAATCGCTATGTTTTTATTCTTCTAGATAttttaacataatattttgattattaaatttttacgaaaaaaattaaatcaaatcacTAACTTAGTCATCTGGTTCAAGACAAGTAGAAGTATATCCTAAAATCGAGATTGTATTTCACTTATATAGGAAAGATATTCTCCTCTTTCATTGAATCAATTCATTTATATTTTGGAATTTAGTAATCTAACTAAAATTTTGGGTATTCTTGTTTTTAGGGAGGAATATAAAACTATTGGTGATTTTATCTAACTATGAGAGTTTactcaaaaaaatattaaaatatttgaacaaataaaattataaaaaaaagtttACATTGATTGTTGCATATTATATGTatttgatttataaaaaaaagatttaccacataataatatattagatTTTAAAATAAGAGTATGATAAACATATGAAACAAATATGTCtatcattaattaaataattaattgttttactaaattaaatatttttggcataaattCGTTAATATTTTAACGTCGCGGTTTATattagaaaaatatatttttgtattgTATTTTTGTTAGGATGTTGTTTATTTTATATACTAAATCATAATTCAATGTATATTAGATTTGATCTTCAAAGCTAATCAAACAAAGTTATTCAATAGGCTAGAAAATATACAAAAGAAAAATTTGAATGTATTATGCATGAGCAAGATAGTCGAGAATCAAATAATTCACGTGGAAAACATGTTTTATCATACGTATAAATAATATATGCTTTAGATAAACTTTATCCTTAAAAGATCAAATTTTATttccaaataaaattttaaataaagaaaaattattattttttcactaATTTGCTTAATTTTAGATTTTGGCCACtaagttttcaaaatttattttttgtacgataaattttaattatcaacTATGTTGGTCTAATTGTTGTCGTGACATTGGAAAATGCTTATTTTGCATCAAAAAATGCTAACATGGAATAATAATAATGACGCAACATCGAAAATTGTCAGCAAATGAACTAAGAATAgtcgaaattaaaatttaaaagttagtgtaccaaaactaaattttgaCAAACCAATTGACTAAAACTCAAAATGTGACAAGTTAatgaaacaaaaaatttattttctctcAAATAAATTACTATTTTAACTTACaaataaatagaaataaaattatcatttaacATATATTGCTTATGTTGAAGTgaaataattattcataatgAGCAGAACAATCGAAATATGATCACGTTTGCGCTACAAcgtagtttaaaatatttgaatactACTGTTACCATTGATTATATTTTTTGGAAAAGGGATAAACATTCGCTAATACAATTGGTACTTAAGCCAAGTTAATGACTTCGATTCACATTAGTTGCAAGCATAATTATTGGAAAAGAGATTATTAGGTGCAACAATTATCTCATTGCTAGGTAAAACAATCGAAACGTAGCGTTTGAGTTGCTGTacagtttaaaaatatttgagttgcaaaATTATCACCAACTATAGCTTTTAATAAAACGCGAAGTGCTCAATCCTATGATTTATAACAAAAAATCTATGTTTTTTTTACGTTTCTCTCGACAAACATATAACATATGTTATTGCTTTAAATTCGttagtttaaaaaattaaaagcaaagtATAAAGCATGTAATATACTACAAAAAAAACGTCGATTAGAGATCACAAATCGATTGCAAAAGAGAAAATTTAAAGAAATATGTAATATTCTAACATCAATATCTAATTAGAGATCAAATCATTGTGACCGAAGTTTGAAATTGGTCGTAAAAAACATAACACTTAATTGAAAAAGCTAAtcaatttaaaacaaaatatgaTATTTCGATCTCAACCAAATAAAATTGTTGTCACGTGCAATTTTCTAGTTTATATAAAAGCAAGAGattttacattaaaaatatatactaaAGAATCAATTACGTTTCCAATCACATGCAATTTAGATATGACGTCATGTCGAGTTATTATGAATTTatgaacaaatatatataggaAGTGTTGACGGATTCtgcaaaaaaattattatttatggaTAATTTGCCACATTATTTTTTCCACCATTTCGATCTGCAATTATAATATGAACGAATCAAtctgtaataataataataataataataataataataataataagaagcaAAGGAAGCAACCGATAATATTCATAATTGTCtgatacataaaaataaatattaatgaaATGCTAGTATATATTGAAAAAATAGTATTTATAATTTGTCAAAATGGAAGGATGTAAATAGAAAACTGAGAGGCGAATCTAGAGGTgtaaacgaaccgaatcgagccgaataatactaaaaatttaagactcgagttcggctcgaattAAGTATattcgagctcgaactcgatcCGAAACTCAAAAAaagttcaaatattttggctcgagctcaaCTCAAAAtaaagttcgagttcggctcgaaatattcgaactttttcgtgaactattcgaactattgctcggatattatggtttcgaaaaatatacatatttattatatcattatattacattaataaaatattaaggctcgcgaactatcgaacaaagCAATTTTGACTCGAGCTTAACTCGAAAAAAAAGCTCGAGCATGTTCGGATTtgactcgagttcgataagttcgaatacgaatcaaatatttatcgagtcgGATCGAAAAACTCGCGAACCGATTCGATTCGTTTACACCCTTATACGTATGTCTATGATCTATGGACAATGCCCTTATAACCCTCGTAATTTTTACAGTAGTGATCATTATTTGTTATcggcaattaaatttttaaaaatattaaatgaattTCTGAAAATACTCTAACAATAATCACTCACAATTACAattatacttaaaattttgtCCATATTCCCATTATTATAAGTACGCTTGCatcttcaaaacaaaaaaagaaagaaaaagtacGCTTGCAGTTCAACATGCATTTTATATTTTGTGGGGAAATGGCTTAGAAAGGGGACCTTAGGCTTAATCTATGATGCACAAATGAAACCGTTAATGAGGCTTGGGCCCCCAATATACATAATCATCATTAAAATCATCTAATGACTTGTTAGTGATCATACCTTTTGAATATTCCATGTTAGTGAGCCAAGTCATTTAATTTTGAGAaagatttttgttttgttttgtttatttgatGCATATATGATCAGTATCCATGTATTTGAGATtgctttgaaaaatatttatgagtttttctttcataaaattttgagtttataaGCACTTTTTGGAAGAAATATCAAACCATATCTTACAAATGTCGGGAGATGTGGATATGCTGTGGATAAACACATTGAGCTGGATCAAATATGATGACGTGAGGCTTGTATAAGTTCATCAAACTAATTCGTGTGAGATGATTGACCGATCATTTCATACCACCACACCGATAATGTTTCGGTTGTTGTAGTTGTTGTAGCATAGAATATCCCTTTCAATCATTCTACtatattcaaattcaagaccATGCAAGGGAATTTATTGTGGTTAGCAAGTATTCTTGTTATTCCCAGGACTACTTGAGATGCGGAGTTGTTCGTTTGTGAAGTAGGCATCTGCAGGGGCAGTACACGCCGCTAAATATGCTGCTAAAATCAACATTCACTCCACAACTTTTCGCTGCCATTCCCACAAAAACCCAATTCCCACGGCTATGGCGACTTGGATTCATGAATTCACTCACTCAGCAATGCCCCGAAACTGCTCGAAAAAATGCGCCTTCACCAGTGCTACTCCACAAACTCCCTCCAACCTCAGCCTACGTTCACCTCCCTTTCTGCCGCAAACGCTGCCACTACTGCGATTTCCCGATAATCGCCCTCGGCTCCTCCTCGACCACAAAAGCCGATGATGACCCACGTATCTCAAGCTACGTTGAAACACTCTGCAGAGAAATCAAGGCCACCAAGCTGGATACTTCCAACAACCCTTGTCTTGAAACCGTCTTTTTTGGAGGTGGCACACCATCGCTCGTGCCACCACGGCTTGTTTTATCGGTTCTTGAAGCTTTGTCTTCTAAATTCGGGGTTTGCAGCGGAGCTGAAATATCTATTGAAATGGATCCTGGAACATTTGATGGGGGGAAAATGAAGGCGTTGATGGATTTGGGTGTGAATAGAGTGTCATTGGGAGTGCAAGCTTTTCAAGAAGAGTTATTGAAAGCTTGTGGGAGAGCTCATGGGCTTGATCAAGTTTACGAAGCTGTTGAGATTGTTAAGTCATGTGGGGTTGAGAATTGGAGTTTGGACCTCATTTCTTCGCTTCCTCACCAGACTTCAGTGATGTGGAAGGAGAGTCTGCAGCTCACTGTTCAGGCACAACCTACTCACGTGTCTGTTTATGATTTGCAGGTTGAAAAAGACACCAAATTTGGAAATTTGTAAGTTTCAttacttatttttttatatcattTCTCTACATAAGAGGTCTTTGTTTTCTTCTCATTGTGGAGGTAGCTGCTACGCTACGGCCACCTTTCCAGAAGTGTGACCAAAATGTTCTTATAAGTAAATGTAAGATAGTGTcgtataaaaatttcaaatgcaATTATCACTTGTTCATCATAACTCATTCTATCCACTCCAAGATTTGCACTCTACACTTCGGTACAGCAGAACTCAGTCATCTGTTCAGATTCAATGTTATGAATTTGATGGGGGAAATGTTCAGTTATTTGCAAGTGTACCATCTCATTATCTTACCATTAGAACATTGTGTTTGCAGATACACCCCTGGTGAATTTCCTCTGCCTTCCGAAAACCAGTCCGCTGAGTATTACAAAATGGCCTCAAGTATGTTAAGGGATGCAGGCTATGATCATTATGAGATCAGTAGTTACTGCAAGAGTGGTTATCGATGCAAGCATAATTGTACATACTGGAAAAACAAATCTTTCTACGGTTTTGGACTTGGGTCAGCCAGCCATGTCGGTGGCATACGTTTTTCTAGGCCCAGAAGTCTGAAAGAATACACATGTTATGTGCAGAATTTGGAGGATGGATTAGTGAAATGCTCCAGAAATGACAGCATAGATGCTAAAGAAACAGCCATGGATATCATTATGCTTTCTCTCAGAACATCTGATGGCTTGAATTTGAAGTCCTTTAGGGATGCTTTTGGTGGCTCACTTGTACTTTCTATCTGTGAGGCCTATAAACGTTATGTAGAAAGTGGGCATGTAATCTGTGTTGATAATCAAGGA comes from the Henckelia pumila isolate YLH828 chromosome 1, ASM3356847v2, whole genome shotgun sequence genome and includes:
- the LOC140879755 gene encoding uncharacterized protein, which translates into the protein MLLKSTFTPQLFAAIPTKTQFPRLWRLGFMNSLTQQCPETARKNAPSPVLLHKLPPTSAYVHLPFCRKRCHYCDFPIIALGSSSTTKADDDPRISSYVETLCREIKATKLDTSNNPCLETVFFGGGTPSLVPPRLVLSVLEALSSKFGVCSGAEISIEMDPGTFDGGKMKALMDLGVNRVSLGVQAFQEELLKACGRAHGLDQVYEAVEIVKSCGVENWSLDLISSLPHQTSVMWKESLQLTVQAQPTHVSVYDLQVEKDTKFGNLYTPGEFPLPSENQSAEYYKMASSMLRDAGYDHYEISSYCKSGYRCKHNCTYWKNKSFYGFGLGSASHVGGIRFSRPRSLKEYTCYVQNLEDGLVKCSRNDSIDAKETAMDIIMLSLRTSDGLNLKSFRDAFGGSLVLSICEAYKRYVESGHVICVDNQGREIAFHEFSSSLTNDQWRNEELAFVRLSDPEGFLLSNELISLAFGVVTP